Part of the Halobaculum halobium genome, CGCGTACGACTACGGGATGCGAACGTTCGAGGGGAGCGAGCGGTCGTTCATCCACCACCTCCGGGTGGTCATCGAGACGTTCACGACGACCGGCTACGGCTCGGACGCGCCGTGGGAGACCGACGTGATGAACGCCTTCGTCATCGTCATGGACATCACCGGAGTCGTCCTGATTTTCATGGCGCTGCCGGCGTTCGTCTTCCCGCTGTTCGAGGAGACGCTGTCGACGACGACGCCGACCGCCGTCGACGACCTCGCCGGCCACGTCGTCGTCTGCGGTCACACGTCGAGAGGTCGCGTGCTCCGCGACGAACTCGCCGCACGCGACGTGCCGCACCTGTTCGTCGTCGCCGACGAGAACGAGGCGGCGACCGTTTACGACGGCGGCGAGGAACGGGTGATCCACGGCGACCCCGAGGCGGTCGAGACGATGCGTGCAGCGAACGTCGATTCCGCCCGGGCGCTCGTCGCCGACGCCGACGACGAGACGAACGCGAGCATCGTCCTCTCGGCGCGGGAGGTGTGCGACGACGCCACCGACCTCCGGGTCGTCAGCTTCGTCGAGAACGAGGCCGTTGCGGACTATCACCGCTACGCCGGCGCCGATCGCGTGCTGTCACCGCGGCGGCTACTCGGGGAGAGCCTCGGGTCGAAGGCGACCGCGAGCGTCGCCGACGAACTGGGCGACGGCGTCGAGATCGGTGAGGACTTCCAGATCGCCGAGCTGCTCGTCCACCACGGCAGCCCGCTGGTCGGCGAGACGATCGCCGAGTCGCGGATCGCCGAACAGACCGGTGCGAACGTCCTCGGCGCGTGGGACGACGGCGAGTTCGAGTCGCCGCCGCGTCCCGGCCGCGTCATCGACGAACACACCGTGTTGCTCGTCGTCGGGACGGAGTCCGAACTGGAGGCGCTAAAGGACCTCACCCTCTCTGAGACGCGGCGCCGCCGCCGCGGCTCGGTCGTCGTCGCGGGGTACGGGATGGTTGGCCACAGCGCCGCCGCGGAGGTGCGCCCCAGCGAGGACGTGGTGGTCGTCGACGAGCGCGACGCGCCGGGCGTCGACGTGGTCGGGGACGCCACCGACCGCGAGACGCTGGAGGCGGCCGGCGTCGACGAGGCGCGGGCGGTGGTGATCGCGCTCGACTCCGACACGACGACCATCTTCGCCGCGCTCGCCGTGAAGCAGGTCGCGCCCCACGCCGAGGTGATCGCCCGGGCGAACGACGCCGAGTCGGTCCCGAAGCTGTACCGCGCCGGCGCCGACTACGTGCTCTCGCTGTCGACCGTCTCGGGCCGCCTGCTCGCGTCGCACCTGCTCGACGAGGAGGTGCTGCGTCCCGAGACCCAGGTCGACCTGGTCAAAGCCGCCGCGCCGAGGCTGGAGGGGCGGACGCTGGCGGAGGCGGACGTGCGCGCCGAGACCGGCGTCACCGTCGTCGCCGTCGAGCGGAACGGCGAGCTGATCACGAACGTCGGCCCGGACACGAAACTCGTCGACGGCGACAGGCTCGTCGTCGCCGGCACCGACGACGCCGTCAACCGGTTCAACGAGCGGTTCTGTTAGCGGTCCCCGGGGGTCGCCGCTCCGTCCGTCACCGCTCCGCCGATTCGGCGACGAACACGACCGCCTCGCCGTTCGCGAGTTCGATCGGGGCGTCGACGGTCGGGGAGTCCTCGCGGCGCTTTGCAACCCCGGGCGCGACGAGCGCGGGGGCGAACGCTGCCGGATCGGGGGACGCGTCGTCGAACAGTTCCGCCGGCGTCACCGTCGTTGACGCACCCTCCATGTTGCCCGCGAACAGCACGCGCACGTCGCCCGCAGGCGACTTCCGAAGCCCGTAGTAGACGACCGAGCCGTCCGCTGGGTGGCGGTAGCCGAACCGGTCGGGCGCGTCGCCCTCCTGGCTCTCTCCCTCCGCTCTCTCGCTCGCGGCGGCTCCGCCGGCGGCCACGTGGGCTTCGGCAACGGTTTCCTCCGCCGGTGGATCGGGTAGCCGCATCGACTCCCGAAGCCACGGGTGTGCCTGCCGGAACTCGCGGACTCGCCGGGCGAATCCGGTGCGCTCGGGGTCCTGTGCGTCGCGCCAGTGCCCGAGGTTGGCGAAGTCGGCCACGTCGCGCATCCACGCGTCGGCGAAGCGATCGAGGAACTCGGGGTCGGGATCCGCCGCGAGATCGAGCACAGACAGCATCGCCGCCATCGC contains:
- a CDS encoding potassium channel family protein; the encoded protein is MGKWRRRTAAYLLAITVVVLLFAVAYDYGMRTFEGSERSFIHHLRVVIETFTTTGYGSDAPWETDVMNAFVIVMDITGVVLIFMALPAFVFPLFEETLSTTTPTAVDDLAGHVVVCGHTSRGRVLRDELAARDVPHLFVVADENEAATVYDGGEERVIHGDPEAVETMRAANVDSARALVADADDETNASIVLSAREVCDDATDLRVVSFVENEAVADYHRYAGADRVLSPRRLLGESLGSKATASVADELGDGVEIGEDFQIAELLVHHGSPLVGETIAESRIAEQTGANVLGAWDDGEFESPPRPGRVIDEHTVLLVVGTESELEALKDLTLSETRRRRRGSVVVAGYGMVGHSAAAEVRPSEDVVVVDERDAPGVDVVGDATDRETLEAAGVDEARAVVIALDSDTTTIFAALAVKQVAPHAEVIARANDAESVPKLYRAGADYVLSLSTVSGRLLASHLLDEEVLRPETQVDLVKAAAPRLEGRTLAEADVRAETGVTVVAVERNGELITNVGPDTKLVDGDRLVVAGTDDAVNRFNERFC